One segment of Gadus chalcogrammus isolate NIFS_2021 chromosome 8, NIFS_Gcha_1.0, whole genome shotgun sequence DNA contains the following:
- the pkn2a gene encoding serine/threonine-protein kinase N2 isoform X1, with protein MAADSVQGDARGQLVSEQLGLGQNLDLSDTMVQQKLDEIKDQIRREIRKELKIKEGAENLRKVTTDKKSLAYVDNMLKKSSKKVEELHLELQELNAHLVVKDPEELLECPLTPDTPNSEARMFTSSSRLAALKKQNDIELKVKQGAENMIQMYSNVSSKDRKLLAAAQQMLQDSKMKIEFIRMQILKASQANELSFDNNDVMAKPIISPLDLRVEELCHHARIESAVAEGAKNVMKLLGTGKVTEKRAHSEAQARFNESNQKLDLLRYSLEQRLSELPKNHPRSSSIVEELALLSSPALSPRASMLSTQNQYSTVAKPAALTGTLDVRLMGCQDLLESVPGRSKAASVALPGWSPSETRSSFISRANRNRGASARNLTKSEDLSNEISAVLKLDNTVVGQTGWRPGSNQSWDQKFTLELDRSRELEISVYWRDWRSLCAVKFLRLEDFLDNQRHGMCLYLEPQGMLFAEVTFFNPVIERRPRLQRQKKIFSKQQGKTFLRAPQMNINIATWGRLVRRAIPTVSTNSFSPQAADSGPSSQPGSPTPSSDTLVTKLDFDKEPIPVPKHYPEPDDISEPLTQDKMADKEEVQDALASFDFLNRRNSMAVKTELDHLVDQELQQPELELSALQQDNQLREEEHFHFSLKDFKCVAVLGRGHFGKVLLAEYKSTGEMFAIKALKKGDIVARDEVDSLMCEKRIFETVNSVRHPFLVNLFACFQTQEHVCFVMEYAAGGDLMMHIHADVFSEPRAIFYAACVVLGLQFLHDHKIVYRDLKLDNLLLDTEGYVKIADFGLCKEGMGFRDRTSTFCGTPEFLAPEVLTETSYTRAVDWWGLGVLIFEMLVGESPFPGDDEEEVFDSIVNDEVRYPRFLSTEAISIMRRLLRRSPERRLGAGEKDAEEVKKHLFFRNLDWNGLLAKKVKPPFVPTIQGNSDVSNFDNEFTSEAPILTPPREPRPLGADEQNMFHDFDYIADWC; from the exons atggccgccgattCCGTGCAG GGGGATGCCAGGGGCCAGCTGGTGTCGGAACAGCTGGGACTTGGCCAGAACCTGGATCTGTCGGACACCATGGTCCAGCAGAAACTGGACGAGATCAAGGACCAGATCCGCCGCGAGATCCGCAAAGAGCTCAAGATcaaggagggagcagagaaccTGCGCAAG GTGACCACGGACAAGAAGAGCCTGGCCTACGTGGACAACATGCTGAAGAAGTCCAgcaagaaggtggaggagctgcaTCTGGAGCTGCAGGAGCTCAACGCCCACCTCGTGGTCAAAGACCCGGAGGAGCTGCTCG AATGCCCCCTGACGCCGGACACGCCCAACAGCGAGGCCCGGATGTTCACTAGCAGCAGTCGCCTCGCTGCCCTGAAGAAGCAGAACGACATCGAGCTGAAGGTCAAACAGGGGGCGGAGAACATGATCCAGATGTACTCCAACGTCTCCTCCAAG GATCGCAAGTTGCTCGCGGCCGCTCAACAGATGCTCCAGGACAGCAAGATGAAGATCGAGTTCATCCGCATGCAGATCCTGAAGGCCAGCCAGGCCAACGAGTTGAGCTTCGATAACAACGACGTTATGG CCAAGCCCATCATCAGCCCCCTGGACCtgcgggtggaggagctgtgtcACCACGCCAGGATAGAGTCCGCCGTCGCAGAGGGCGCCAAGAACGTCATGAAGCTCCTAGGAACCGGGAAGGTCACAGAGAAGAGGGCGCACTCGgag GCCCAGGCGCGGTTCAACGAGTCCAACCAGAAGCTCGACCTGCTGCGCTACTCCCTGGAGCAGCGGCTCAGCGAGCTGCCCAAGAACCACCCGCGCAGCAGCAGCATCGTGGAGGAGCTGGCGCTGCTGTCGTCCCCGGCCCTCAGCCCCAGGGCCAGCATGCTGTCCACCCAGAACCAGTACAGCACCGTGGCCAAGCCCGCCGCCCTCACAG GCACGCTGGACGTCAGGCTGATGGGCTGCCAGGACCTGCTGGAGAGTGTGCCGGGCCGCTCCAAGGCGGCGTCGGTGGCGCTGCCGGGCTGGAGCCCCAGCGAGACGCGCTCCTCCTTCATCAGCAGGGCCAACCGCAACCGGGGCGCCAGCGCACGCAACCTCACCAAGAGCGAAGACCTCTCCA ATGAGATCAGCGCGGTGCTGAAGCTGGACAACACGGTGGTGGGGCAGACCGGCTGGAGGCCCGGCAGCAACCAGTCCTGGGACCAGAAGTTTACATTGGAGCTCGACCGG TCCCGTGAGCTGGAGATCTCGGTGTACTGGAGGGACTGGCGCTCGCTGTGCGCCGTCAAGTTCCTGCGTCTGGAGGACTTCCTGGACAACCAGCGCCACGGCATGTGTCTCTACCTGGAGCCCCAGGGCATGCTGTTTgctgag GTGACCTTCTTCAACCCCGTCATCGAGAGGCGGCCCAGGCTCCAGAGACAGAAGAAGATCTTCTCCAAGCAGCAAG ggaAGACCTTCCTGCGGGCCCCTCAGATGAACATCAACATCGCCACGTGGGGCCGGCTGGTGAGGCGGGCCATCCCCACGGTCAGCACCAACTCCTTCAGCCCCCAGGCCGCGGACTCTGGGCCCAGCAGTCAGCCGGGCTCCCCCACACCCTCCAG TGACACGCTGGTGACCAAGCTGGACTTTGACAAGGAACCAATCCCAGTACCCAAGCACTACCCTGAGCCAGATGACATCAGCGAACCCCTGACACAGGACAAGATGGCCGACAAGGAAGAGGTACAG GACGCCCTGGCGTCGTTTGACTTCCTGAACAGGAGGAACAGCATGGCGGTGAAGACGGAGCTGGACCACCTGGTGGACCAGGAGCTCCAGCAGCCGGAGCTGGAGCTCAGCGCCCTGCAGCAGGACAACCAGCTACG GGAAGAAGAGCATTTCCACTTCAGCCTGAAGGACTTCAAGTGCGTGGCGGTGCTTGGTCGAGGTCACTTTGGAAAG GTGCTGCTGGCGGAGTACAAGAGCACCGGGGAGATGTTCGCCATCAAGGCCCTGAAGAAGGGAGACATCGTGGCCCGGGACGAGGTGGacag cctgaTGTGTGAGAAGCGTATCTTCGAGACGGTGAACAGCGTGCGCCACCCCTTCCTGGTCAACCTGTTCGCGTGCTTCCAGACCCAGGAGCACGTGTGCTTCGTCATGGAGTACGCGGCCGGGGGAGACCTGATGATGCACATCCACGCCGACGTCTTCTCCGAGCCCCGCGCCAT ATTCTACGCCGCATGTGTTGTATTAGGATTACAGTTCTTACACGACCACAAGATTGTGTACAG AGATCTAAAGCTGGATAATCTGCTGCTGGACACGGAGGGTTATGTGAAGATTGCGGACTTTGGGCTTTGCAAAGAAG ggatGGGTTTCCGGGACCGCACCAGTACGTTCTGCGGCACGCCCGAGTTCCTGGCGCCCGAGGTCCTGACGGAGACGTCGTACACGCGGGCCGTGGACTGGTGGGGCCTGGGGGTCCTCATCTTCGAGATGCTGGTCGGGGAG tcccCGTTCCCTggtgacgatgaggaggaggtgttcgACAGCATCGTCAACGACGAGGTGCGCTACCCGCGCTTCCTCTCCACCGAGGCCATCTCCATCATGAGGAGG CTGCTGAGACGGAGTCCGGAGAGACGGCTGGGCGCCGGAGAGAAGGACGCcgaggaggtgaagaagcaCCTGTTCTTCAGG AACCTGGACTGGAACGGGCTGCTGGCCAAGAAGGTGAAGCCCCCGTTCGTGCCCACCATCCAGGGCAACAGCGACGTCAGCAACTTCGACAACGAGTTCACG
- the pkn2a gene encoding serine/threonine-protein kinase N2 isoform X2: MAADSVQGDARGQLVSEQLGLGQNLDLSDTMVQQKLDEIKDQIRREIRKELKIKEGAENLRKVTTDKKSLAYVDNMLKKSSKKVEELHLELQELNAHLVVKDPEELLECPLTPDTPNSEARMFTSSSRLAALKKQNDIELKVKQGAENMIQMYSNVSSKDRKLLAAAQQMLQDSKMKIEFIRMQILKASQANELSFDNNDVMAKPIISPLDLRVEELCHHARIESAVAEGAKNVMKLLGTGKVTEKRAHSEAQARFNESNQKLDLLRYSLEQRLSELPKNHPRSSSIVEELALLSSPALSPRASMLSTQNQYSTVAKPAALTGTLDVRLMGCQDLLESVPGRSKAASVALPGWSPSETRSSFISRANRNRGASARNLTKSEDLSNEISAVLKLDNTVVGQTGWRPGSNQSWDQKFTLELDRSRELEISVYWRDWRSLCAVKFLRLEDFLDNQRHGMCLYLEPQGMLFAEVTFFNPVIERRPRLQRQKKIFSKQQGKTFLRAPQMNINIATWGRLVRRAIPTVSTNSFSPQAADSGPSSQPGSPTPSSDTLVTKLDFDKEPIPVPKHYPEPDDISEPLTQDKMADKEEDALASFDFLNRRNSMAVKTELDHLVDQELQQPELELSALQQDNQLREEEHFHFSLKDFKCVAVLGRGHFGKVLLAEYKSTGEMFAIKALKKGDIVARDEVDSLMCEKRIFETVNSVRHPFLVNLFACFQTQEHVCFVMEYAAGGDLMMHIHADVFSEPRAIFYAACVVLGLQFLHDHKIVYRDLKLDNLLLDTEGYVKIADFGLCKEGMGFRDRTSTFCGTPEFLAPEVLTETSYTRAVDWWGLGVLIFEMLVGESPFPGDDEEEVFDSIVNDEVRYPRFLSTEAISIMRRLLRRSPERRLGAGEKDAEEVKKHLFFRNLDWNGLLAKKVKPPFVPTIQGNSDVSNFDNEFTSEAPILTPPREPRPLGADEQNMFHDFDYIADWC; this comes from the exons atggccgccgattCCGTGCAG GGGGATGCCAGGGGCCAGCTGGTGTCGGAACAGCTGGGACTTGGCCAGAACCTGGATCTGTCGGACACCATGGTCCAGCAGAAACTGGACGAGATCAAGGACCAGATCCGCCGCGAGATCCGCAAAGAGCTCAAGATcaaggagggagcagagaaccTGCGCAAG GTGACCACGGACAAGAAGAGCCTGGCCTACGTGGACAACATGCTGAAGAAGTCCAgcaagaaggtggaggagctgcaTCTGGAGCTGCAGGAGCTCAACGCCCACCTCGTGGTCAAAGACCCGGAGGAGCTGCTCG AATGCCCCCTGACGCCGGACACGCCCAACAGCGAGGCCCGGATGTTCACTAGCAGCAGTCGCCTCGCTGCCCTGAAGAAGCAGAACGACATCGAGCTGAAGGTCAAACAGGGGGCGGAGAACATGATCCAGATGTACTCCAACGTCTCCTCCAAG GATCGCAAGTTGCTCGCGGCCGCTCAACAGATGCTCCAGGACAGCAAGATGAAGATCGAGTTCATCCGCATGCAGATCCTGAAGGCCAGCCAGGCCAACGAGTTGAGCTTCGATAACAACGACGTTATGG CCAAGCCCATCATCAGCCCCCTGGACCtgcgggtggaggagctgtgtcACCACGCCAGGATAGAGTCCGCCGTCGCAGAGGGCGCCAAGAACGTCATGAAGCTCCTAGGAACCGGGAAGGTCACAGAGAAGAGGGCGCACTCGgag GCCCAGGCGCGGTTCAACGAGTCCAACCAGAAGCTCGACCTGCTGCGCTACTCCCTGGAGCAGCGGCTCAGCGAGCTGCCCAAGAACCACCCGCGCAGCAGCAGCATCGTGGAGGAGCTGGCGCTGCTGTCGTCCCCGGCCCTCAGCCCCAGGGCCAGCATGCTGTCCACCCAGAACCAGTACAGCACCGTGGCCAAGCCCGCCGCCCTCACAG GCACGCTGGACGTCAGGCTGATGGGCTGCCAGGACCTGCTGGAGAGTGTGCCGGGCCGCTCCAAGGCGGCGTCGGTGGCGCTGCCGGGCTGGAGCCCCAGCGAGACGCGCTCCTCCTTCATCAGCAGGGCCAACCGCAACCGGGGCGCCAGCGCACGCAACCTCACCAAGAGCGAAGACCTCTCCA ATGAGATCAGCGCGGTGCTGAAGCTGGACAACACGGTGGTGGGGCAGACCGGCTGGAGGCCCGGCAGCAACCAGTCCTGGGACCAGAAGTTTACATTGGAGCTCGACCGG TCCCGTGAGCTGGAGATCTCGGTGTACTGGAGGGACTGGCGCTCGCTGTGCGCCGTCAAGTTCCTGCGTCTGGAGGACTTCCTGGACAACCAGCGCCACGGCATGTGTCTCTACCTGGAGCCCCAGGGCATGCTGTTTgctgag GTGACCTTCTTCAACCCCGTCATCGAGAGGCGGCCCAGGCTCCAGAGACAGAAGAAGATCTTCTCCAAGCAGCAAG ggaAGACCTTCCTGCGGGCCCCTCAGATGAACATCAACATCGCCACGTGGGGCCGGCTGGTGAGGCGGGCCATCCCCACGGTCAGCACCAACTCCTTCAGCCCCCAGGCCGCGGACTCTGGGCCCAGCAGTCAGCCGGGCTCCCCCACACCCTCCAG TGACACGCTGGTGACCAAGCTGGACTTTGACAAGGAACCAATCCCAGTACCCAAGCACTACCCTGAGCCAGATGACATCAGCGAACCCCTGACACAGGACAAGATGGCCGACAAGGAAGAG GACGCCCTGGCGTCGTTTGACTTCCTGAACAGGAGGAACAGCATGGCGGTGAAGACGGAGCTGGACCACCTGGTGGACCAGGAGCTCCAGCAGCCGGAGCTGGAGCTCAGCGCCCTGCAGCAGGACAACCAGCTACG GGAAGAAGAGCATTTCCACTTCAGCCTGAAGGACTTCAAGTGCGTGGCGGTGCTTGGTCGAGGTCACTTTGGAAAG GTGCTGCTGGCGGAGTACAAGAGCACCGGGGAGATGTTCGCCATCAAGGCCCTGAAGAAGGGAGACATCGTGGCCCGGGACGAGGTGGacag cctgaTGTGTGAGAAGCGTATCTTCGAGACGGTGAACAGCGTGCGCCACCCCTTCCTGGTCAACCTGTTCGCGTGCTTCCAGACCCAGGAGCACGTGTGCTTCGTCATGGAGTACGCGGCCGGGGGAGACCTGATGATGCACATCCACGCCGACGTCTTCTCCGAGCCCCGCGCCAT ATTCTACGCCGCATGTGTTGTATTAGGATTACAGTTCTTACACGACCACAAGATTGTGTACAG AGATCTAAAGCTGGATAATCTGCTGCTGGACACGGAGGGTTATGTGAAGATTGCGGACTTTGGGCTTTGCAAAGAAG ggatGGGTTTCCGGGACCGCACCAGTACGTTCTGCGGCACGCCCGAGTTCCTGGCGCCCGAGGTCCTGACGGAGACGTCGTACACGCGGGCCGTGGACTGGTGGGGCCTGGGGGTCCTCATCTTCGAGATGCTGGTCGGGGAG tcccCGTTCCCTggtgacgatgaggaggaggtgttcgACAGCATCGTCAACGACGAGGTGCGCTACCCGCGCTTCCTCTCCACCGAGGCCATCTCCATCATGAGGAGG CTGCTGAGACGGAGTCCGGAGAGACGGCTGGGCGCCGGAGAGAAGGACGCcgaggaggtgaagaagcaCCTGTTCTTCAGG AACCTGGACTGGAACGGGCTGCTGGCCAAGAAGGTGAAGCCCCCGTTCGTGCCCACCATCCAGGGCAACAGCGACGTCAGCAACTTCGACAACGAGTTCACG